In Candidatus Contubernalis alkalaceticus, the genomic window AGACCAGTTTTCAAACCCATAGTCCAGCAGATTTTTGGTATCCTCCCAGATATTATTGGAATTGAGAACTACTGCAACCAGCTGCCATTTATCCCGGGTGGCTGAGCCCACAAAACATGGACCGGCAGGAGTGGTCCATCCGGTTTTCACACCGTCTGCCCCGGGATACAATTCCAAAAGCTTATTTTGATTTCTTAAATAACGGTCCCATTCATGACCGGGCCAGGTTATCTTTTTCTCCTTGGTGATAAGAATTTCTTTAAATTTTGGTATTTCTAAAGCTCTGCAAGTAATCAACCCCAAATCGTAAGCTGTAGTAAAATGTTCCTCATCATCAAGACCATGGGGATTTTTAAACTGTGTATTGTAAGCTCCAAGCTCCTGAGCTCTTTCGGTCATCATTACCGAAAAATCTTCCACAGAGCCTGCCAGGTGCTCTGCAATGGCCACAGCAGCATCGTTTCCTGACCTGAGCATCAAGCCATACACCAGTTCCTCCAGGGTTTTTACCTCTTTTTCCTCCAGCCATATGGAGGAACCCTCAGTCTCCGCCGCTCTCTTACTTACCACCACCCGACTGTTTAAATCACCTTTTTCCAGAGCTAAAAGCGCAGTCATGACCTTGGTTGTACTGGCCATGGGAAGCCTTTCCCCCTCATTTTTAGCAAAAAGAACCCTGCCGGAAGATTGATCTAACAAAACAGCAGATTGTGCCGTTACTTGATCATTGGTCAAGGCCTGCGCAGGACAAACCGAAAGGTTTATACAGATAATTAAAAAAAATATTATAATCCCTTTCTTTTTAAACAAACAGCTACCTCCTTATTCTTTTTGGGTAATACTTATTCAAGCAGCCCATATTTTATGAAGAATGTTGTACAATAAAAAAAAGCCCTTTATTAGATAAAAGGCCGGCATTTTAAATCCTATAAAACCTATTATATTCACTACATGATAATTTTAGATTTTATAATTTTGATTCTGGTTATCTTTATGAATTACGTTCTGCAGCTGGCTCATAAGCTGAGGAGCCATATCTATCAATCGGTCTAAAAGAACATTGTTATCCACTGGAAGCAGACGGATCTGCCCCTGTCCAACTACTAAAAATGCTACCGGTTGTACCGTTACCCCTCCGCCGCTGCCCCCACCAAAGGGAAGCTTATTTTTATTTCCATTTCCTCCCCCAGAATCATTTTGTTCAGTATTTTCAAATTCACTGCCTCCGGCAGCAAAACCAAATGAAACCCTGGAAATGGGTATTATTACATTCCCATCGGGAGTCTCAACGGGATCTCCCACAATAGTATTTACCTCAACCATATCCTTTAAACTTTCCATGGCTGTCTTCATCAAACCCTGGATTGGATGATCTTCCAATTAAATGCACCTCCCCTTACTTTTTGGTATACAATCTTTATTCCTGCTTTCAACAGCCTGTAAGGATAAAATCTAAATGAACTTTTTATTTCTACCAAAAGATGAGCGTTTTTAAAATCAGGTCTTACTTCTATCTCCGGATCCCGGTCTTCAAATATAAAAAACCATTTTATTACAGCCAATATATTGCCCTTTATGCCCCAAATTATACCGGATAAGACTCCGGTCTGTGCAGCATCAGGCAGGCCAAAGGCAGTAGTCCAATAAAATTTATCACATATAACTATATTTCTCATCTCCCTCAACAAAAATATTAAATCTGTAAGGGCTTTTAAAGAAAATGCCTGAGCTTTTGTTTTTTTATTGTTTTTTTGACTGCCCTTTGGCCGTCTTAAAGAAGGTAAATTAAACTTTACCAATCCCCAAAACAATATAAGTTTTATCCTTATTTTTTCTTTATTATTTTCCCGCAGATATTTTATGTTTATACGTACTGGAGCCATGATAATAAATAATAAAGAAAATAAAAAAAGAGAGAACAAAGTAAAATAGAGTATCATATTACCGGCCTCCCTTTTCTTGTATTTAATTATATTTTTTAATATTTTTAAAAAACTATCCCCTGTTTTAATTATTTTCCTGCATCGAATGTAATTGTGATATACTTTTTAAACCAAAATGCTGTAAAAATTCCCGGGTGGTGCCATAAAGAATAGGCCTCCCAATAGAATCTTTTCTACCCACTTCTCGAATCAGGTTCTTCCCCAGAAGCCTATCTAAGATTTTTTCCACTTTAACTCCCCGGATGGCCTCTATCTCCAAACGGGTTATGGGCTGCTTGTAAGCGATTATAGCCAGGCTCTCCAAAGCCGCCTGAGATAGCCCCGGCCGTTCCCGTCCCGCAAAGAGTTTCTTTATAAAGGGTGCATAATATTCACCGGTACTCATATAAAGTGCACCCGCCACTTCTCTCAGCTCCAGTCCGCTTTCCCTCTTTACATAATCGGACCGAAGCTCTTCAAATATATATCTGATTTCTTGATTCTTCCACCCGGTTACTTTTTTTATTTTTTTTATGGTCAGCGGCTTCCCCGCTGCAAAAAGAAGAGCTTCTAAAAGAGCTTTTTGTCTAACCACTCTCCTCCCACCTTTCTTCTTCTCCCCCATCAATTGCTTCACCACGATATTCCAACAATATGGGACCGAAAGTATACTGCTGATGCACAGAGATTTTTCTAAGTTTCATGAGAACTAAAACCGCTAAAAAGGTAACAATCAATGCCGGGCGTCGTCTTTGGCTTTCAAAGAGATCCTGTATTTTTGCTTTCCCATGATTTAGGGAAAGATAATTTAGTATTTCCGCCATCTTTTCTGTTAAAGATATTTCTTGCGGCAAAATAACTTCCGGGTCTTCCTCTTCCATCTTGTTCAAAACAGCTTCCAGAACATCTCTCAAATCCCCCAGGGTTACTTTACTCAACATATTTTCAAACTCTTCAACTTGAAATGACTCTTCCTGAGGTGAATCTTCTAGATACCGTGAATAATGCTTTTGTTCCTGTTCCTCCAATATTTTAAACTGTTCTGCTTTTTCTTTAAAGACTCTATATTCTGCCAGCCTCTGGAATAGTTCTTGTTCTGAGGAATACAATATTTCTTCATCCATCAGCTCATCCTCTTCTTCAGCCTCAGGTAGTATCTTTTGAGATTTTAATTTTAACAGGGTTGCCGCCATCACCAGAAAATCTCCAGCTAGTTCTGTATTAAATTCCTGTATTCTTTTTACATATTCCAAGTACTGCTGGACTATTTCTTTTACGGATATTTCATAGATATCCAATTCCGCTTTTTTCACCAGGTGAAGAAGCAGATCAAAAGGACCTTCAAAAAAAGACGTTTTTACCCTGTAAGTCATGAAATCCTCCCTTAAAGCATCATGGCCTCTCTTACTTCCTGCATGGTCTCTTTGGCTTTTTGTCCTGCTTTAACCCGACCCTGATCTAATATTTCCTGTATATACTCCGGTTTTTTCAAAAGCTCCTGTCGTTTCTCATAGATAGGCAGCAGTTGTTCAGCCTTTTTCTCAGCCAGCATCTTTTTGCACTGCACACAGCCAATAGCTCCTTTTCTACACACTTCCCCGATAT contains:
- a CDS encoding D-alanyl-D-alanine carboxypeptidase family protein; the protein is MFKKKGIIIFFLIICINLSVCPAQALTNDQVTAQSAVLLDQSSGRVLFAKNEGERLPMASTTKVMTALLALEKGDLNSRVVVSKRAAETEGSSIWLEEKEVKTLEELVYGLMLRSGNDAAVAIAEHLAGSVEDFSVMMTERAQELGAYNTQFKNPHGLDDEEHFTTAYDLGLITCRALEIPKFKEILITKEKKITWPGHEWDRYLRNQNKLLELYPGADGVKTGWTTPAGPCFVGSATRDKWQLVAVVLNSNNIWEDTKNLLDYGFENWSPSELMEYQQFIKTVEVEGGDQDKVRLVTAASFTLPLEEEEEELVEYRVLVDKSALKAPIKEGQVLGEITVILQGEELKSVNLLAGESINKKNVFITLFNSFKKWLVHAI
- the ytfJ gene encoding GerW family sporulation protein; protein product: MEDHPIQGLMKTAMESLKDMVEVNTIVGDPVETPDGNVIIPISRVSFGFAAGGSEFENTEQNDSGGGNGNKNKLPFGGGSGGGVTVQPVAFLVVGQGQIRLLPVDNNVLLDRLIDMAPQLMSQLQNVIHKDNQNQNYKI
- a CDS encoding segregation and condensation protein A, with amino-acid sequence MTYRVKTSFFEGPFDLLLHLVKKAELDIYEISVKEIVQQYLEYVKRIQEFNTELAGDFLVMAATLLKLKSQKILPEAEEEDELMDEEILYSSEQELFQRLAEYRVFKEKAEQFKILEEQEQKHYSRYLEDSPQEESFQVEEFENMLSKVTLGDLRDVLEAVLNKMEEEDPEVILPQEISLTEKMAEILNYLSLNHGKAKIQDLFESQRRRPALIVTFLAVLVLMKLRKISVHQQYTFGPILLEYRGEAIDGGEEERWEESG
- a CDS encoding DUF2953 domain-containing protein — translated: MILYFTLFSLFLFSLLFIIMAPVRINIKYLRENNKEKIRIKLILFWGLVKFNLPSLRRPKGSQKNNKKTKAQAFSLKALTDLIFLLREMRNIVICDKFYWTTAFGLPDAAQTGVLSGIIWGIKGNILAVIKWFFIFEDRDPEIEVRPDFKNAHLLVEIKSSFRFYPYRLLKAGIKIVYQKVRGGAFNWKIIQSRV
- the scpB gene encoding SMC-Scp complex subunit ScpB, translated to MVRQKALLEALLFAAGKPLTIKKIKKVTGWKNQEIRYIFEELRSDYVKRESGLELREVAGALYMSTGEYYAPFIKKLFAGRERPGLSQAALESLAIIAYKQPITRLEIEAIRGVKVEKILDRLLGKNLIREVGRKDSIGRPILYGTTREFLQHFGLKSISQLHSMQENN